The DNA segment GTAAATTCCATAGCTAAACGACATCAACTGCGTGTGAGTTCGGGTGGATGATAGTCGCCAAAAATCGCACCCCGCCATATTTTAGACATAATTTTTCAAGACAAACCGGTTTATTCTTCCAATATTCTGACCTCCGGTGTTGAAGTCGCCTCTCGATTGTGCATTAGTTTGCGACTGACATCTCCGTGCGGCACATCCAACTTCATTCGTACGATGAAGCATTGGTATGCCTTTGCCATTGTAGGACTGTGTTTGCTGCTCGAAAGGACGAACTGTGCACCACAGTTTGGAGGTAACACGGACACGGTACCGATAGCAAGTGCACGTGAGCACGAGTAACTTATACTTTTTGTTCTTTCCTGTGTTTAGCTTTCGCGCAGGCAGGCAGTTCAAAGTACGTGGTGAGGGAGCAATCGGTAGCACGTGTGGCCAAAgtggaaataaataataacagtAAGTGGAAATTAATAAGTAGATTTTAACTTAATTTTCACAGAACACTTATGATCTGTAGTCAGTTTGAACTCTTATGttattttatgtgtgttttatatACATCCTTGATCCTTGAAATACGAAAAGCTTACTTTTAAATGATCTAAATTAAAATGTGAAAGTAAGTTAGATCCAAATATTAACAGCAAGTTTCAACCGATTACAGATCCCAGCACGGCGAATGCCATCAGTTCGATTACGTCATTGCGTAATCAGTTCAGTGTGCAAACCGTTTTTCAAGCTCCAGACCAACAAATTCAGCGACCTCAAGGAATAAGGAACCCGCTACCAAATCAGAATGCTCAGCCAAACTTGGCACGTGCTCAGCAGACTACGTTCCAACAGATTAGGCCCACCGCTGGCAGAGTTCAGCAGTTTCAACCAGCCAGGATAAACGCTCCCCAGAATCAGGTCATCACGGAACCGCAGATAGTGAAGGAGATTCAACCCTCCAGGACAAATGTTCCCCAGAATCAGCTCATCAGACGGCAGCAgatagtgcagcagtttcaacCCACAGGGACAAATGCTGCCCAGGCTCAGCTCATCAGACGGCAGCAgatagtgcagcagtttcaacCCACAGGGACAAATACTCCCCAGACACAAACCATCAGGCGACAGCagctagtgcagcagtttcaacCCACAGGGACAAATACTCCCCAGACACAAACCATCAGGCGACAGCAGATAGGGCAGCAGCTACAGCCCACTGTGACAAGAGTGCAGCCAGTTCAAGTAACAAGGCGAACGGAAATAGTGCAACAGGTACTACCGACCGGGACAAACGCTCCTCAAACACAAACCATCAGGCGACAGCAAGTAGTGCAGCAGGTTCAGCCCACCGTGACAAGAGTGCAGCCAGTTCAAGTAGTAAGACGTAAGCAAGTAGTGCAACAAGTTCAATCTACCAGGACAAACGCTCCCCAGACACAAACCATCAGGCGACAGCAgaccgtgcagcagcagcccacTGTGTCTAGAGTGCAGCCAGTACAAGTGATaaggcagcaacagcaaccacgTGTAGTGAGCCAGCCGCAACCCATCGCAACAGCACAATACACACCGGCTCAAACGGTGCAAACCGCCCCTGCTCAGTCACAGTACGAGCGTGAGCTGGCCCAGTATCGCCAGGTTCTGGCTGAATACCGAGCACAAACAGGAGGAGCAGCACCTCAAGTCTACCAGACCCAAACAGCAGCGCCGCAAGTTTATCAGGCCCAAACAGCAGCGCCTGTAGTTTACCAGCCCCAACCACAATACGTCCAAACATACGCACAGCCCGTCCAACAGCAGCCGTACTATGTGCAGCcggcccagcagcagccataCTATCAGCCGAGTACCGGTCGATCCAACACTTCCGGCGGCAGGTCTTCAGGTTTGCTATCCAGTACGTATGAATTTGTTAGTGTGTAATGAGTGCAATGAGTAATTTATCCTtattattttcagctttcacGAATGGATTACGAGCGCTTACTGGTGGATTGTTTGGTTAAGTGAATGGAATGGGGCCACCTAGCACCGGTACCATCACCAGCGAAGCAGATCGAACAATCGTGTGCTTATGAGTCAAGCGTGTGGTTCAACAGATGCTAGGCATGCTTTATAGTTCGTGacatttcatttgaattcaaattaatTCATCACatgttaaaaacaataataggaaatataaaaatatgctCTCAGAATGGTACACCCAACATGaagcattatttatttgttgcgCTGTTGGGGATTTTCAAAGCAAGCTTTTAGGAATTTGCTCATGTCTCTCTATGTATAGTttggaataaaaacaataaaatttaaatggaataataaatatttcaaatcaCATGATAAATGATTTGGGATTTAAGCTCATTTTttgggttcgtcgcttgttctACACGTTGAAGGTGGTTAAGTCTTTCGTGTAAACTCTAACCTATGTAGGGGAAGGTGAAGGTGATACACGTAAATAATGCGGATCGATAACCTGTTTTAGGGGTTTATATTTTGTAATGTCGCCTAAGGAGGAAGCTTTTAGCGTAAAGGGTAGTAAATAAATCGATTGAACGATTTTTGGTGGTCGAGGTTATCCACAGTTCGAACACTAGAGCCCAAAATATATCCCTTCTAATCACCTCCTGCCTTCTTTTCATTGATTGACAAGTCTAGCACTCAGCGTTGGGCTATTTTAATACTACATGATAAAACAATTACAGAGTGACCTCAAGGCTTTTATGTGTCTCGTTAACAGTTTTGATTGAATATTCTTTAGATTTTGCTCCACGATGTATTGATTGGTTCGGTGAACATTCGGTGggaccaaaaaaaacagtagTAACATCTAAAAGTAGTGTAAAACTTTAAGAAAAAGTCATAAGCTTATGTGAAGCTCTGCATGCTTTAGTGGCAATCTTGTTGAgtggcaaaaaaaatatttagttGAATGTACCTTATCCACAAATGGCTTGCAAAGAAGAACGTTTGATTTTAAGCTTAGAATTAATCAACCGATTGAAAAAGGTGTATGAGGCCAatcggctcaaagtctctacaAAAAATGTACCTTATCATATACGATATCTATGAATAGCAAAATCTAAATTGTTGATCAGCTGATGACAGCTTACATTTCACAACTACCAAGGACACAAGCGACAATAAGAAGGTCGAAACTATTGACGACATTTTAAGTGGACTGCGGCATTTCATCTTCCCAAAATGACttcaacaaaaatcatttctcaaaaaaaaaaaaaatggacacaAAAGGTTCGTCTCTTGTGACATTCACCAGCGCATTGAAGTCTTTTGATCCGGACAAACCTATGGCCTACATTCGAAGGGCGTAACGCTGTTAACCTGTTTCGTTGTATTTTtcgtgtatgttttttttctctctctctctctctctctctctctctctctctctctctctttctctctctctctccttcgaCACAAAAAAGCT comes from the Anopheles coluzzii chromosome 2, AcolN3, whole genome shotgun sequence genome and includes:
- the LOC120961377 gene encoding adenylate cyclase, terminal-differentiation specific-like, producing MKHWYAFAIVGLCLLLERTNCAPQFGAFAQAGSSKYVVREQSVARVAKVEINNNNPSTANAISSITSLRNQFSVQTVFQAPDQQIQRPQGIRNPLPNQNAQPNLARAQQTTFQQIRPTAGRVQQFQPARINAPQNQVITEPQIVKEIQPSRTNVPQNQLIRRQQIVQQFQPTGTNAAQAQLIRRQQIVQQFQPTGTNTPQTQTIRRQQLVQQFQPTGTNTPQTQTIRRQQIGQQLQPTVTRVQPVQVTRRTEIVQQVLPTGTNAPQTQTIRRQQVVQQVQPTVTRVQPVQVVRRKQVVQQVQSTRTNAPQTQTIRRQQTVQQQPTVSRVQPVQVIRQQQQPRVVSQPQPIATAQYTPAQTVQTAPAQSQYERELAQYRQVLAEYRAQTGGAAPQVYQTQTAAPQVYQAQTAAPVVYQPQPQYVQTYAQPVQQQPYYVQPAQQQPYYQPSTGRSNTSGGRSSGLLSTFTNGLRALTGGLFG